A window of Rattus norvegicus strain BN/NHsdMcwi chromosome 14, GRCr8, whole genome shotgun sequence contains these coding sequences:
- the Limk2 gene encoding LIM domain kinase 2 isoform X5 — translation MGSYLSVPAYFTSRDPFRCSECQESLTNWYYEKDGKLYCHKDYWAKFGEFCHGCSLLMTGPAMVAGEFKYHPECFACMSCKVIIEDGDAYALVQHATLYCGKCHNEVVLAPMFERLSTESVQDQLPYSVTLISMPATTECRRGFSVSVESASSNYATTVQVKEVNRMHISPNNRNAIHPGDRILEINGTPVRTLRVEEVEDAINQTSQTLQLLIEHDPVPQRLDQLRLDTRLSPHMQSSGHTLMLSTLDAKENQEGTLRRRSLRRSNSISKSPGPSSPKEPLLLSRDISRSESLRCSSSYSQQIFRPCDLIHGEVLGKGFFGQAIKSWEGGSGDSQSHRQSDGHEGVNSL, via the exons ATGGGGAGTTACTTGTCTGTCCCGGCTTACTTCACCTCCAGAGACCCCTTTAG GTGTTCCGAGTGCCAGGAGTCCCTCACCAACTGGTACTATGAGAAGGACGGGAAGCTCTACTGCCACAAGGACTACTGGGCCAAGTTTGGAGAATTCTGCCACGGGTGCTCCCTGCTGATGACAGGGCCAGCCATG GTGGCTGGGGAGTTTAAGTACCACCcagagtgctttgcctgcatgagtTGCAAGGTGATCATCGAGGATGGGGATGCGTACGCCCTGGTGCAGCATGCTACACTCTACTG CGGGAAGTGCCACAATGAGGTGGTGCtggcacccatgtttgaaagacTGTCTACGGAGTCTGTCCAGGACCAGCTGCCCTACTCTGTCACGCTCATCTCCATGCCTGCCACCACCGAGTGCAGACGTggcttctctgtgtctgtggaaAGCGCCTCCTCTAACTATGCCACCACCGTGCAAGTGAAAGA GGTCAACCGGATGCACATCAGCCCCAACAACCGAAATGCCATCCACCCCGGGGACCGCATCTTGGAGATCAATGGGACCCCTGTCCGCACTCTCCGAGTAGAAGAG GTGGAGGATGCGATTAACCAGACGAGCCAGACACTTCAACTGCTGATTGAACATGACCCTGTCCCCCAGCGCCTGGACCAGTTACGGCTAGACACCCGGCTTTCTCCCCACATGCAGAGTAGTGGACATACTCTCATGCTCAGCACCTTGGACGCCAAGGAAAATCAGGAGGGAACACTGAGGAGACGTTCTCTGAG GCGCAGTAACAGCATCTCCAAGTCTCCTGGCCCCAGCTCCCCCAAGGAGCCGCTGCTCCTGAGCCGAGACATCAGTCGCTCAGAGTCCCTTCGCTGCTCCAGCAGCTACTCACAGCAGATCTTCCGGCCCTGTGACCTGATCCACGGGGAGGTCCTGGGGAAGGGCTTCTTCGGACAGGCCATCAAG AGCTGGGAGGGGGGGTCAG GTGACTCACAAAGCCACAGGCAAAGTGATGGTCATGAAGGAGTTAATTCGCTGTGA
- the Rpl7-ps1 gene encoding large ribosomal subunit protein uL30-like — protein sequence MEAVPEEKKKVAAVPGTLRKKKVPAVPETLKKNRRNFSELKVKHLRKTLRKARRKLICEKAKHSHKEYRQMYPTEIPMARTARKAGNAYAPAEPKLAFVIRIRGTDGVSPKVRKV from the coding sequence ATGGAGGCTGtaccagaggagaaaaagaaggttgCCGCTGTGCCAGGAACCCTTAGGAAGAAAAAGGTTCCTGCTGTGCCAGAAACCCTTAAGAAAAATCGAAGGAATTTCTCAGAGTTGAAGGTGAAGCACCTGAGGAAGACATTGCGAAAGGCAAGGAGGAAGCTCATCTGTGAGAAGGCAAAGCACTCTCACAAGGAGTACAGGCAGATGTACCCGACTGAGATTCCCATGGCTAGGACGGCAAGGAAAGCTGGGAACGCCTATGCGCCCGCAGAACCAAAACTGGCCTTTGTCATCAGAATCCGAGGCACCGACGGAGTAAGCCCAAAGGTGCGCAAGGTGTGA